A genomic stretch from Amycolatopsis sp. 195334CR includes:
- a CDS encoding carbohydrate ABC transporter permease, translating into MYLLPAAILLLAVLAYPIYQLVLISFYDYGQAQAAGRAPLEFIGFGNYTKLLGEAQFWTVLVKTIGFAGVCVIGSLLVGTTLAVLASRVRALPRMLLFIAALGAWATPALAGSYIWLFLFDTDFGLVNEVLSGLGFESMAKHSWTFDTYSAFGLVAAEVIWCSFPFVLITMYAGIKAIPEEVLEAATLDGASWTRIATSVMLPILRPVLMIATIQSIIWDFKVFTQIYVMTNGGGLAGRNLVLNVYAYQEAFAGADYGLGAAIGVVMTLLLLSITTLYVRSQKREAGLL; encoded by the coding sequence ATCTACCTGCTGCCCGCGGCGATCCTGCTGCTCGCGGTGCTGGCGTACCCGATCTACCAGCTGGTGCTGATCTCGTTCTACGACTACGGCCAGGCGCAGGCGGCCGGGCGGGCACCGCTGGAGTTCATCGGCTTCGGCAACTACACCAAGCTGCTCGGCGAGGCGCAGTTCTGGACCGTGCTGGTCAAGACGATCGGCTTCGCCGGGGTGTGCGTGATCGGCAGCCTGCTGGTCGGCACCACGCTCGCGGTGCTGGCCAGCCGGGTGCGCGCGCTGCCGCGCATGCTGTTGTTCATCGCCGCGCTCGGCGCCTGGGCGACGCCGGCGCTGGCCGGGTCCTACATCTGGCTGTTCCTCTTCGACACCGACTTCGGCCTGGTCAACGAGGTGCTGTCCGGGCTGGGCTTCGAGTCGATGGCGAAGCACTCGTGGACCTTCGACACCTACAGCGCGTTCGGGCTGGTCGCCGCCGAGGTGATCTGGTGCTCCTTCCCGTTCGTGCTGATCACCATGTACGCCGGGATCAAGGCGATCCCGGAGGAGGTGCTCGAAGCGGCCACTTTGGACGGTGCGTCGTGGACGCGGATCGCCACCTCGGTGATGCTGCCGATCCTGCGGCCGGTGCTGATGATCGCCACCATCCAGTCGATCATCTGGGACTTCAAGGTGTTCACCCAGATCTACGTGATGACCAACGGGGGCGGGCTGGCCGGGCGGAACCTGGTGCTCAACGTCTACGCCTACCAGGAAGCCTTCGCCGGGGCCGACTACGGCCTCGGCGCCGCGATCGGGGTGGTGATGACCTTGCTGCTGCTGTCGATCACCACGCTCTACGTCCGGTCGCAGAAACGGGAAGCGGGGCTGTTATGA